A genomic segment from Psychrobacter arcticus 273-4 encodes:
- the rplP gene encoding 50S ribosomal protein L16 encodes MLQPKRTKFRKMHKGRNTGLAHRGSTVAFGQIGLKSLTRGRMTARQIEAARRTITRKIKRGGKIWIRVFPDKPITNKPLEVRMGKGKGPVEYWVCEIKPGKILYELEGISEELAREALTLAASKLPFKTTIVKRTIM; translated from the coding sequence ATGTTACAGCCAAAACGTACCAAGTTTCGTAAAATGCACAAAGGTCGTAACACTGGGCTAGCTCATCGTGGAAGCACCGTTGCATTCGGACAAATTGGTCTAAAATCTTTGACTCGTGGTCGTATGACTGCCCGTCAAATTGAAGCAGCACGTCGTACCATCACTCGTAAAATTAAGCGTGGTGGTAAGATTTGGATTCGTGTTTTCCCAGACAAACCAATTACCAATAAACCATTAGAAGTACGTATGGGTAAAGGTAAAGGTCCTGTAGAATATTGGGTATGCGAAATCAAACCTGGTAAAATACTATATGAACTTGAAGGGATTTCAGAAGAGCTTGCTCGCGAAGCGTTAACGCTTGCTGCATCAAAACTGCCCTTTAAAACTACCATTGTTAAGCGGACGATAATGTAA
- the rpmC gene encoding 50S ribosomal protein L29, with the protein MKISELRDKSLEELTQLLDEKQLDAFRIRMAKATGQLGNTHEVRVNRRAIAQLQTLINEKQRGDS; encoded by the coding sequence ATGAAGATCAGTGAATTACGTGATAAATCATTAGAAGAACTGACCCAGTTACTTGATGAAAAGCAACTTGATGCTTTCCGTATTCGTATGGCTAAAGCAACTGGTCAGTTGGGGAATACCCATGAAGTACGTGTCAATCGTCGTGCGATTGCCCAGCTTCAGACTTTGATTAACGAGAAACAACGAGGCGACTCATGA
- the rpsQ gene encoding 30S ribosomal protein S17 has product MSDNNQATSNASVLTGRVVSDKMDKSITVLIERLVRHPLYGKQLRRSTKIKAHDENNVCQQGDLVRIKETRPISKTKSWTLVDVVEKVEKI; this is encoded by the coding sequence ATGAGCGATAACAATCAAGCAACGAGCAATGCTAGTGTTCTGACAGGACGAGTTGTCAGTGACAAGATGGACAAGTCCATCACGGTTTTGATTGAGCGTCTGGTTCGTCATCCTTTATATGGCAAGCAGCTTCGTCGTTCTACTAAGATCAAAGCACATGATGAGAATAATGTTTGCCAACAAGGCGACCTTGTCCGCATCAAAGAAACGCGTCCAATCTCAAAAACCAAGTCTTGGACTTTGGTTGATGTGGTTGAAAAAGTAGAAAAAATCTAA
- the rplN gene encoding 50S ribosomal protein L14 translates to MIQVESMLEVADNSGARRVQCIKVLGGSHRRYASVGDIIKVTVKEAIPRGRVKKGDVMNAVVVRTKKGVRRPDGSVLRFDDNAAVLLNQNKAPIATRIFGPVTRELRGDQFMKIVSLAPEVL, encoded by the coding sequence ATGATTCAGGTTGAATCTATGCTGGAAGTTGCAGATAATAGCGGTGCAAGACGAGTTCAGTGCATTAAAGTACTGGGTGGCTCTCATCGTCGTTATGCATCAGTTGGCGACATTATTAAAGTAACGGTTAAAGAAGCCATTCCTCGCGGTCGTGTTAAAAAAGGCGACGTGATGAATGCGGTAGTTGTACGTACCAAAAAAGGCGTTCGTCGTCCTGATGGTTCGGTATTACGTTTTGACGACAATGCTGCGGTATTGTTGAACCAAAACAAAGCGCCGATTGCAACTCGTATTTTTGGACCGGTAACTCGTGAACTACGTGGTGATCAGTTTATGAAAATTGTATCACTAGCACCAGAAGTATTGTGA
- the rplX gene encoding 50S ribosomal protein L24, giving the protein MSKLRKGDTVIVIAGKDKGKQGTVQAVKNDRIKVEGINIVTKHQKPNQATGVEGGILKQEAFLHISNVAILNAQTQKADRITYQFGEDGKKQRVYRSNGEVVATA; this is encoded by the coding sequence ATGTCAAAATTACGTAAAGGCGATACAGTTATCGTGATTGCTGGGAAAGACAAAGGCAAGCAAGGTACTGTACAAGCTGTAAAAAACGATCGTATTAAAGTTGAAGGCATTAATATTGTCACTAAACATCAGAAGCCAAATCAGGCAACTGGCGTTGAAGGTGGCATTCTTAAGCAAGAAGCTTTTCTGCATATCTCAAATGTCGCAATTTTAAATGCGCAAACCCAAAAAGCTGATCGTATTACTTATCAATTCGGCGAAGACGGCAAGAAACAACGCGTCTATCGTTCGAACGGTGAAGTAGTGGCGACTGCGTAA
- the rplE gene encoding 50S ribosomal protein L5, whose translation MARLKSLYNEELKQQIKEELGLANVMQVPKITKITLNMGVGGASQDKKLLEGAVADMTAIAGQKPVVTKARKSVAGFKIREEWPIGCKVTLRGEQMYEFLDRLVAIAIPRIRDFRGFSPKAFDGRGNYSLGIKEQIVFPEVDFDKIDRIRGMDVTITTSAQSDEEGRALLKAFGFPFK comes from the coding sequence ATGGCAAGATTAAAATCTTTATATAACGAAGAATTAAAACAGCAAATCAAAGAAGAGCTTGGTTTAGCGAATGTGATGCAAGTGCCTAAAATCACTAAAATCACACTAAATATGGGTGTAGGCGGCGCGTCTCAAGACAAGAAATTGCTTGAAGGTGCAGTAGCTGACATGACCGCTATCGCTGGTCAAAAACCTGTAGTCACCAAAGCGCGTAAATCGGTTGCTGGCTTTAAAATTCGTGAAGAATGGCCAATTGGCTGTAAAGTAACGCTACGCGGTGAGCAAATGTACGAATTTTTAGATCGTCTCGTTGCCATTGCAATTCCTCGTATTCGTGATTTCCGTGGTTTTTCTCCTAAAGCCTTTGACGGACGTGGTAACTACTCATTGGGTATCAAAGAACAAATCGTATTCCCAGAAGTAGACTTTGACAAGATTGATCGTATCCGTGGTATGGATGTCACAATCACCACGTCAGCTCAATCTGATGAAGAAGGTCGTGCGTTGCTTAAAGCTTTCGGCTTCCCATTTAAATAA
- the rpsN gene encoding 30S ribosomal protein S14, with protein MAKKSMINRELKREKMVAKYADKRIKLKETISDMTASDETRMEAMLELQALPRNASPVRLRNRCAITGRPHGYFRKFGLSRNMLRERVMQGDVPGVRKASW; from the coding sequence ATGGCAAAGAAGAGCATGATTAACCGCGAATTAAAGCGCGAAAAAATGGTTGCTAAGTACGCTGATAAGCGTATCAAGCTAAAAGAAACTATCAGTGATATGACTGCAAGTGACGAAACTCGTATGGAAGCGATGCTAGAGCTACAAGCTTTACCACGCAACGCATCACCAGTACGTCTGCGCAATCGTTGTGCTATCACGGGTCGTCCTCACGGTTACTTCCGCAAGTTTGGCTTATCACGCAATATGCTGCGTGAGCGTGTCATGCAAGGCGATGTGCCTGGTGTTCGTAAAGCAAGCTGGTAA
- the rpsH gene encoding 30S ribosomal protein S8: MSMQDTVGDMLTRIRNAQMANKVSVAMPSSKLRKSIADLLVNEGYVASAVVTEENNNKATLTIVLKYFEGKAVIETIQRFSRPGLRQHRGKDAIPTVKQGMGVAIVSTSQGIMSDRAARAAGIGGEIVAFVA, encoded by the coding sequence ATGAGTATGCAAGATACCGTTGGGGATATGCTAACCCGTATTCGTAACGCACAAATGGCTAATAAAGTATCGGTAGCAATGCCGAGCTCTAAGCTACGCAAATCAATCGCTGATTTGTTGGTTAACGAAGGTTACGTTGCTAGCGCTGTTGTTACTGAAGAAAACAACAATAAAGCAACTTTAACCATCGTATTAAAATACTTCGAAGGCAAAGCTGTCATCGAAACGATTCAACGTTTTAGCCGTCCTGGTTTACGCCAGCATCGCGGTAAAGACGCTATCCCTACTGTTAAGCAAGGTATGGGTGTTGCTATCGTATCAACCAGCCAAGGTATCATGAGCGATCGTGCTGCACGCGCTGCTGGTATCGGTGGTGAAATCGTCGCATTTGTAGCGTAA
- the rplF gene encoding 50S ribosomal protein L6 yields the protein MSRVAKAPVTLPNGVSVTLNDRQVEVKGKNGNMSLRLHELVELKQEDDLIIFSPTVDSKEAMMHAGTMRSLLNNLVIGVNEGFEKRLLLIGVGYRAQATGNKVTLNVGYSHPVEYTLPEGVSAETPTQTEIVLKSNDKQQLGQAAANIRGFRPPEPYKGKGIRYSDEHVIRKEAKKK from the coding sequence ATGTCTCGTGTGGCTAAAGCCCCAGTGACGCTGCCAAACGGCGTAAGCGTTACTTTGAACGATCGGCAGGTCGAAGTTAAAGGCAAGAATGGCAATATGTCTTTACGCCTGCATGAATTGGTCGAGCTGAAACAGGAAGATGATCTAATCATTTTCTCACCTACAGTCGATTCAAAAGAAGCTATGATGCATGCTGGCACCATGCGCTCTTTACTAAACAACTTAGTAATAGGCGTTAACGAAGGCTTTGAAAAACGTCTTCTGTTAATTGGTGTTGGTTATCGTGCACAAGCTACTGGTAATAAAGTAACGCTAAACGTTGGTTACTCACACCCAGTAGAATATACGTTACCTGAAGGTGTATCAGCTGAAACCCCAACGCAAACTGAAATCGTTTTAAAATCAAACGATAAGCAGCAGCTTGGTCAAGCAGCGGCTAATATCCGCGGTTTCCGCCCACCTGAGCCTTATAAAGGTAAAGGTATTCGTTATAGTGACGAGCATGTGATTCGCAAAGAAGCCAAGAAAAAATAA
- the rplR gene encoding 50S ribosomal protein L18: MFDKKAARLRRAKKTRAHIRFLGVHRLTVNRTPRHIYAQIISPNGGEVIAQASTLDSSLRSGATGNADAATSVGQMIAERAKAAGITKVAFDRSGFKYHGRVKALAEAARENGLEF, encoded by the coding sequence ATGTTTGATAAAAAAGCAGCTCGTCTACGTCGAGCTAAGAAAACCCGCGCGCATATCCGCTTTTTAGGCGTTCATCGTCTAACGGTTAATCGTACGCCAAGACACATCTATGCCCAGATTATCTCTCCGAACGGTGGTGAAGTGATTGCACAGGCGTCTACCTTAGACAGCAGCTTGCGTTCAGGCGCGACTGGTAACGCTGATGCAGCGACGTCTGTAGGCCAAATGATCGCAGAACGCGCAAAAGCAGCTGGCATCACTAAAGTTGCATTTGACCGTAGTGGTTTCAAATATCATGGTCGAGTAAAAGCTTTAGCTGAAGCTGCTCGCGAAAACGGATTGGAGTTTTAA
- the rpsE gene encoding 30S ribosomal protein S5, with amino-acid sequence MARNDKNDKNEQTDGLVERLVTVDRVAKVVKGGRIFSFTALTVVGDGNGRVGFGRGKAREVPAAIQKALEAAKRNMITVELNDATLYHPIKARHGASKVYMQPASEGTGVIAGGAMRAVLEVAGVKDVLTKCYGSTNTANVVRATFNGLRDMSTPEKMAAKRGKSVDEILG; translated from the coding sequence ATGGCTAGAAATGATAAAAATGATAAAAATGAACAGACTGACGGTCTAGTCGAACGCTTAGTTACCGTTGATCGCGTTGCAAAAGTTGTTAAAGGTGGTCGTATTTTCTCTTTCACTGCGTTGACCGTAGTGGGTGATGGCAATGGCCGTGTTGGTTTTGGTCGTGGTAAAGCACGTGAAGTGCCAGCTGCTATTCAAAAAGCACTAGAAGCTGCCAAACGTAATATGATTACTGTTGAGCTAAATGATGCAACTTTGTATCATCCGATCAAAGCACGTCATGGTGCTAGTAAAGTCTATATGCAACCTGCATCTGAAGGTACTGGCGTAATCGCTGGTGGCGCAATGCGTGCTGTATTAGAAGTTGCTGGTGTCAAAGATGTTTTGACTAAATGTTATGGTTCTACCAACACTGCTAACGTTGTTCGTGCAACGTTTAACGGTTTACGTGATATGTCAACTCCAGAAAAGATGGCAGCGAAACGTGGTAAATCTGTAGACGAAATCTTGGGTTAA
- the rpmD gene encoding 50S ribosomal protein L30, with translation MKKMKVTQFKSGAHRLKSHKASLKGLGLRRINHTVIVEDTPSTRGMVNRVNYLVKVEEA, from the coding sequence ATGAAAAAAATGAAAGTCACTCAATTCAAATCGGGTGCCCATCGCCTCAAGAGCCACAAAGCGAGCTTGAAAGGATTGGGTTTACGCCGTATTAATCATACTGTTATAGTGGAAGATACTCCTTCAACTCGTGGTATGGTCAATCGCGTTAACTACTTGGTAAAAGTGGAGGAAGCGTAA
- the rplO gene encoding 50S ribosomal protein L15, translated as MGLRLNELSPGVGAKKTAQRRGRGIGSGLGKTGGRGVKGQKSRSGSSVRSGFEGGQTPLYRRLPKFGFTSKMAMTTAEVRLSELNQIEGDVVSIETLKAANLIRRDMKRARVMLSGEVTKAYTFKGIKVTKGAKQAIEAAGGSIEE; from the coding sequence ATGGGTCTTAGATTAAATGAATTATCACCAGGTGTTGGCGCAAAGAAAACTGCCCAACGTCGTGGTCGTGGTATCGGTTCAGGCCTTGGCAAAACCGGTGGTCGTGGTGTAAAAGGTCAGAAATCTCGTTCAGGTTCTAGCGTTCGCTCAGGATTTGAAGGTGGTCAAACGCCTTTATATCGCCGTCTACCAAAATTTGGTTTTACCAGTAAAATGGCAATGACGACTGCTGAAGTTCGTCTGTCTGAACTGAACCAAATCGAAGGCGATGTGGTTAGCATTGAAACTTTGAAAGCTGCCAACCTTATCCGTCGTGACATGAAACGTGCGCGTGTCATGTTGTCAGGTGAAGTCACTAAAGCTTATACCTTTAAAGGTATCAAAGTGACTAAAGGCGCTAAGCAAGCAATCGAAGCTGCTGGTGGTAGCATCGAGGAGTAG
- the secY gene encoding preprotein translocase subunit SecY — protein sequence MSSTGIPLNPFAFIRKYDELWTRLLFLIGALIVYRLGSHIPVPGINPVNLADLFSRNENTILSMFNLFSGGALERMSIMALGIMPYISASIIVQMMSAVLPSLEALKKEGEAGRRKLNKYTRQGTLALALVQSLGMCAGLISQNLTLSSGLTFYIPAVTSLVAGAMFLMWLGEQITERGVGNGISMLIFASIVAGTPGMISQSIEQVNQGQMNLIVLFIFALLGVAVTAGIVYIERAQRRVPVNYAQKQQQGRKIYAQQQSHLPLKLNMAGVIPAIFASSLLLFPASLGQWVGQSTDPTLTQKILQNMALVLSPGQPLYLVLFGAMIIFFCYFYTALVFSPREVAENLKRSGAYIPGIRPGQQTQRYLDHVLNRLTFIGAMYMTVICLMPMVVQSSFGVPFQLGGTSLLIMVVVVMDFISQIQAHLMTHQYHDQTLIQSPTQL from the coding sequence ATGTCATCGACTGGTATACCGCTCAATCCATTTGCCTTTATACGTAAGTATGACGAGCTATGGACGCGTTTGTTATTCTTAATCGGCGCATTGATTGTTTATCGTTTAGGGTCACATATTCCGGTACCGGGTATCAATCCGGTTAACTTGGCTGATCTGTTTTCGCGCAACGAAAATACCATTCTGAGCATGTTTAACCTGTTCTCAGGTGGTGCACTAGAGCGTATGTCCATTATGGCACTTGGTATCATGCCATATATTTCAGCATCGATTATTGTACAGATGATGTCTGCAGTATTGCCATCGCTAGAAGCCCTCAAAAAAGAGGGTGAGGCGGGACGACGCAAGCTAAACAAGTATACCCGTCAAGGGACGCTTGCATTGGCTTTAGTACAGTCATTAGGGATGTGTGCTGGTTTAATCAGCCAAAATCTTACTTTATCTTCTGGTCTGACTTTTTATATTCCAGCGGTTACTTCATTGGTAGCCGGCGCTATGTTCTTGATGTGGCTTGGTGAGCAGATTACAGAACGCGGCGTGGGTAATGGTATCTCAATGCTCATTTTTGCGAGTATTGTGGCTGGTACGCCGGGTATGATTTCGCAGTCTATTGAGCAAGTCAACCAAGGTCAAATGAACTTGATTGTCCTCTTTATCTTTGCACTGTTAGGTGTCGCGGTTACTGCGGGTATCGTTTATATTGAACGTGCCCAGCGCCGTGTTCCTGTCAATTATGCGCAAAAACAACAGCAAGGTCGCAAGATTTACGCTCAGCAGCAATCACATTTGCCGTTGAAACTAAATATGGCAGGGGTTATTCCTGCTATTTTTGCCAGTTCATTATTGTTGTTTCCTGCAAGTTTGGGGCAGTGGGTTGGTCAATCAACCGATCCTACTCTGACGCAAAAGATATTGCAAAATATGGCATTGGTGTTGTCCCCAGGACAGCCGCTATATCTGGTTCTATTTGGTGCAATGATTATCTTTTTCTGTTACTTCTATACGGCGTTGGTATTTAGTCCGCGTGAAGTTGCTGAAAACCTTAAACGTAGTGGTGCGTATATCCCAGGTATTCGCCCAGGACAACAAACTCAGCGTTACCTCGATCATGTATTAAACCGATTGACCTTTATTGGCGCGATGTATATGACGGTTATTTGTTTAATGCCAATGGTCGTTCAGTCATCGTTTGGTGTGCCGTTTCAACTTGGTGGTACGTCGTTACTGATTATGGTGGTTGTGGTGATGGACTTCATTTCGCAAATCCAAGCGCATTTGATGACCCATCAATATCATGATCAGACGTTAATTCAATCGCCCACTCAACTTTAA
- the rpmJ gene encoding 50S ribosomal protein L36 codes for MKVQASVKKICGSCKVVRRKGRVHVICTAEPRHKQRQG; via the coding sequence ATGAAAGTTCAAGCATCAGTTAAGAAGATTTGTGGTAGCTGTAAAGTTGTGCGCCGTAAAGGCCGTGTACATGTAATTTGTACCGCAGAACCTCGCCACAAGCAACGTCAAGGTTAA
- the rpsM gene encoding 30S ribosomal protein S13, which produces MARIAGVNIPDNKHAVISLTYIFGVGRTTAQKILEAVGIAPSTKVSQLDDTQLDAIRAQVSEYMTEGDLRREVSMNIKRLVDLGCYRGIRHRRNLPVRGQNTKNNARTRKGPTRPLKR; this is translated from the coding sequence ATGGCTCGTATTGCCGGCGTAAACATTCCGGATAATAAGCATGCTGTTATTTCACTAACTTACATCTTTGGTGTAGGTCGTACCACTGCTCAGAAAATCTTAGAAGCAGTTGGCATTGCCCCTAGTACTAAAGTCAGTCAGTTAGATGATACACAGTTAGATGCTATCCGTGCACAAGTTTCAGAATACATGACTGAAGGTGATCTTCGTCGTGAAGTGTCAATGAATATCAAGCGCTTGGTTGATCTTGGTTGTTACCGTGGCATCCGCCATCGTCGTAACCTACCAGTTAGGGGTCAGAACACCAAGAACAACGCTCGTACTCGTAAGGGTCCGACACGCCCTCTCAAAAGATAA
- the rpsK gene encoding 30S ribosomal protein S11, translated as MAKDTRSRKKVARRSVSEGIAHIHASFNNTIVTITDRQGNALAWATSGGQGFRGSRKSTPFAAQVAAEVAGKAAQEYGVKNIDVLVKGPGPGRESAVRALGALGYKVNSISDVTPIPHNGCRAPKKRRV; from the coding sequence ATGGCAAAAGACACTCGCAGTCGCAAAAAGGTGGCTCGTCGTTCAGTATCGGAGGGCATTGCCCATATCCATGCGTCTTTTAATAACACCATTGTTACGATTACCGATCGTCAAGGTAATGCATTGGCTTGGGCCACTTCAGGTGGACAAGGCTTCCGTGGTTCACGTAAATCTACACCATTTGCAGCTCAGGTTGCAGCTGAAGTCGCTGGTAAAGCGGCTCAAGAATATGGTGTTAAGAATATCGATGTTTTGGTTAAAGGACCAGGACCGGGTCGTGAGTCTGCGGTAAGAGCACTAGGTGCATTGGGTTATAAAGTTAATAGCATCTCTGATGTAACCCCAATCCCACACAATGGTTGCCGTGCGCCGAAAAAGCGCCGCGTCTAA
- the rpsD gene encoding 30S ribosomal protein S4: MARYIGPKLKLSRREGTDLGLKSGVKPYDVKTKKSARPPGQHGVSRNKSSEYSLQLREKQKVKRIYGVLERQFANYYKEAARKRGATGENLLAMLESRLDNVVYRMGFGSTRAEARQLVSHRTVMVKKAGRDEFVRVNIPSIQLQDGDVIAIQEKSREQLRIKNAIELATQRGIPEWLDVDHSKLQGTFKKAPDRIDLPAEINESLIVELYSK, translated from the coding sequence ATGGCCCGCTATATTGGACCAAAACTCAAATTATCACGTCGTGAAGGTACTGACTTAGGACTTAAGTCTGGTGTTAAGCCATACGACGTAAAAACGAAAAAATCGGCTCGTCCACCTGGTCAACATGGTGTCAGTCGTAACAAAAGCTCAGAGTACTCTCTACAGTTACGTGAAAAGCAAAAAGTTAAGCGTATCTATGGTGTATTAGAGCGTCAGTTTGCAAACTACTATAAAGAAGCTGCTCGTAAGCGTGGCGCTACTGGTGAAAACCTGTTAGCAATGCTTGAAAGCCGCCTTGATAACGTAGTATACCGTATGGGCTTTGGCTCAACGCGCGCTGAAGCACGTCAGTTAGTTAGCCATCGTACTGTTATGGTGAAAAAAGCTGGCCGTGATGAGTTTGTTCGTGTGAACATTCCATCAATTCAGTTGCAAGATGGTGATGTCATCGCTATTCAAGAGAAGTCTCGCGAGCAATTACGTATTAAAAACGCAATTGAGCTGGCTACCCAACGTGGTATTCCAGAATGGCTAGATGTTGATCACAGCAAATTACAGGGCACGTTTAAAAAAGCGCCTGATCGTATTGATCTACCTGCTGAAATCAACGAAAGCTTGATCGTTGAGCTATACTCTAAGTAA
- a CDS encoding DNA-directed RNA polymerase subunit alpha → MMLNATEFLTPNAINVDTVNETIAKVTLEPLERGFGHTLGNALRRILLSSLPGAAVIEAEIDGVDHEYSTLEGLQEDVLDLLLNLKGLAITLHDQNEVFLTLDKQGPGTITAADITLPHNVDIINPELVLGTLSDRGHLKMRLRVVMGRGYEPANQRREDGDTKAIGRLKLDASFSPVLRVAYQVENARVEQRTDLDRLIIELETNGTIDPEEAIRKAATILQQQISIFVDLEAEEAPEPVKEKEEVDPVLLRPVDDLELTVRSANCLKAENIYYIGDLVQRSETELLKTPNLGKKSLTEIKDVLASKDLELGMRLDNWPPADLRVDDRFSYRSR, encoded by the coding sequence ATGATGCTAAATGCAACTGAGTTTCTAACGCCGAACGCCATCAACGTGGATACGGTTAATGAAACGATTGCGAAAGTCACGCTCGAACCGTTAGAACGCGGCTTTGGGCATACCTTGGGTAATGCCTTACGTCGCATCTTATTATCTTCATTACCTGGTGCTGCAGTCATTGAAGCTGAGATTGATGGTGTTGACCATGAATACTCAACGCTTGAAGGACTACAAGAAGATGTACTTGATTTGCTTTTGAACTTAAAAGGCTTAGCAATCACCCTTCATGACCAAAATGAAGTATTTTTGACCTTGGATAAACAAGGTCCAGGCACTATTACTGCTGCAGACATCACGTTACCGCACAATGTAGACATCATCAATCCAGAATTGGTATTGGGTACATTGAGTGACCGTGGTCATCTAAAGATGCGTTTGCGTGTAGTAATGGGTCGTGGATATGAGCCAGCAAACCAACGCCGTGAAGATGGCGATACTAAAGCTATTGGACGCTTAAAGCTTGATGCAAGTTTTAGTCCTGTGCTTCGTGTTGCTTATCAGGTTGAGAACGCACGTGTAGAACAACGTACTGATCTTGATCGTCTTATCATTGAGCTTGAAACAAATGGCACTATAGATCCAGAAGAAGCAATTCGTAAAGCAGCCACTATATTACAACAACAGATTTCTATCTTTGTTGACCTAGAAGCTGAAGAAGCGCCTGAGCCTGTGAAAGAAAAAGAAGAGGTTGATCCGGTGCTATTACGCCCTGTGGACGATCTTGAACTAACGGTTCGCTCAGCCAACTGCTTAAAAGCTGAAAACATTTACTATATCGGTGATTTGGTACAGCGTTCAGAGACTGAACTTCTAAAAACCCCAAATCTTGGTAAGAAATCATTAACAGAAATCAAAGACGTACTAGCGTCTAAAGATTTGGAGCTTGGTATGCGCCTGGATAACTGGCCACCAGCTGATTTACGTGTTGATGATCGCTTTTCTTATCGTAGCCGTTAA
- the rplQ gene encoding 50S ribosomal protein L17, with protein sequence MRHRKSGVKLGRTGSHRKAMFQNMTNSLFEHELIKTTLPKAKELRRVAEPLITMAKEDSVANRRLAFSRMRSKAMVGKLFGTLGPRYQARPGGYLRIVKCGYRDGDNAPMAYVELVDRD encoded by the coding sequence ATGCGCCATCGTAAGAGTGGAGTCAAGCTGGGTCGTACCGGCAGTCATCGTAAGGCAATGTTTCAGAACATGACTAACTCATTATTTGAGCATGAACTGATCAAAACAACTTTACCAAAAGCAAAAGAGTTACGTCGCGTTGCTGAGCCATTGATCACTATGGCTAAAGAAGACAGCGTTGCTAACCGTCGCTTGGCATTTAGCCGTATGCGTAGCAAAGCTATGGTAGGCAAATTATTTGGTACTCTTGGTCCTCGTTACCAAGCTCGTCCAGGTGGTTATTTGCGTATCGTAAAATGCGGTTACCGTGATGGTGACAATGCGCCTATGGCTTATGTAGAATTGGTTGATCGTGACTAA
- a CDS encoding L-threonylcarbamoyladenylate synthase produces the protein MQVFYIHPENPQPRLIEQVANLLRKDQLIIYPTDTSYAFGCRLGAKDALEKLKHIRELDDKHQFTLLCRDLSEIANYAAVDNVQFKQLKAHTPAPITFILNATKDVPKKLAHAKKKTIGIRVPSNAIAQALLEAMDEPILTSSLILPNRDNILDDPFEIEELLGNQIDGLINAGIKTTKLTTIVDMTSSQPEVIRQGAADVDSLLYS, from the coding sequence ATGCAAGTATTTTATATTCATCCAGAAAATCCGCAGCCGAGGCTGATTGAACAAGTAGCAAACTTATTACGTAAGGATCAATTAATCATTTATCCGACTGACACTAGTTATGCTTTTGGCTGTCGCTTAGGCGCAAAAGACGCGTTAGAGAAGCTTAAACATATTCGTGAGCTTGATGATAAGCATCAATTTACCTTACTTTGTCGTGATTTAAGTGAGATTGCCAATTACGCTGCGGTAGACAATGTACAATTTAAACAGCTTAAAGCACATACACCCGCACCTATTACCTTTATTTTGAATGCTACCAAAGATGTACCAAAGAAACTGGCGCATGCGAAGAAAAAAACCATTGGTATTCGCGTACCAAGCAATGCTATAGCTCAAGCGTTATTAGAGGCGATGGATGAGCCTATTTTGACCAGCTCATTAATATTGCCAAACCGAGATAACATACTAGATGACCCTTTTGAGATCGAAGAATTATTGGGTAATCAGATAGATGGGCTAATCAATGCTGGCATCAAAACCACAAAGCTCACGACCATCGTTGATATGACCAGTAGCCAGCCTGAAGTAATCCGGCAAGGTGCCGCTGATGTGGATTCATTATTGTATAGTTGA